From Camelus dromedarius isolate mCamDro1 chromosome 12, mCamDro1.pat, whole genome shotgun sequence, the proteins below share one genomic window:
- the LOC105098081 gene encoding LOW QUALITY PROTEIN: olfactory receptor 52E8-like (The sequence of the model RefSeq protein was modified relative to this genomic sequence to represent the inferred CDS: substituted 1 base at 1 genomic stop codon): MGKDGNTSTFNISYTNFFLVGFPGLRDWRPLLVLPLTFLYMTIISANALVIHTVVSQRSLHQPMYLLIALLLAVNICAATAVVPKMLEGFVHYANPISLRGCLAQMFCIYFTLLLDYNVLLAMALDRYMAICHPLRYSDLMTSRLLGVLAFLALARSLGVAVPLVVLTSQAQFCRTAVIXHFTCEYIALLSIACGDLTFNNRLGLAMRLVTVTFDLALLGTSYTHIIYAAFRISSGGARAKALHTCGSHLLVILTIYLSGLSTSIVFRVAKTVSQDVQNLLSAIYLLLPGALNPVIYGVRTREIRQHVEKMLCGKELAQDIREKPKRLQNMRVKGKLPG; encoded by the coding sequence ATGGGTAAGGATGGAAATACCAGCACTTTCAACATCTCCTACACTAACTTCTTCCTGGTGGGCTTCCCTGGATTGCGAGACTGGAGGCCCCTCCTGGTCCTGCCTCTTACCTTCCTCTACATGACCATCATCTCTGCCAATGCCCTGGTCATCCATACGGTGGTGTCCCAGCGGAGCCTGCACCAGCCCATGTACCTGCTCATCGCCCTGCTCCTGGCTGTCAACATCTGTGCTGCTACAGCAGTGGTGCCCAAAATGCTGGAGGGCTTTGTGCATTATGCTAACCCCATATCCCTGCGTGGCTGCCTGGCCCAGATGTTCTGTATCTACTTTACCCTCCTCCTGGACTACAATGTCCTGCTGGCCATGGCCCTAGACCGCTACATGGCCATCTGCCACCCACTCCGCTATAGTGACCTGATGACCTCCCGCCTGCTGGGTGTGCTAGCCTTTTTGGCCCTGGCACGGAGCCTGGGAGTGGCAGTGCCCTTGGTGGTGCTAACTTCACAAGCTCAATTCTGCCGGACAGCAGTTATCTGACACTTTACCTGTGAGTATATCGCATTGCTAAGCATAGCTTGTGGAGACTTGACCTTCAACAACCGGTTGGGGCTGGCCATGCGGTTGGTCACTGTGACCTTTGATTTAGCCCTGCTGGGGACCTCCTACACCCACATCATCTATGCAGCCTTCCGGATATCTTCTGGGGGAGCCCGAGCCAAGGCCTTGCACACCTGTGGCTCCCACTTACTGGTCATCCTCACCATCTACCTCTCTGGTCTCTCCACTTCCATCGTTTTCCGAGTAGCCAAGACTGTGTCTCAGGATGTCCAGAACCTGCTCAGTGCCATCTACTTGCTGCTCCCAGGAGCCTTGAATCCTGTCATTTACGGGGTGAGGACCAGAGAGATCCGGCAACATGTAGAAAAGATGCTCTGTGGAAAGGAATTAGCCCAGGATATTAGGGAGAAGCCAAAGAGACTGCAGAATATGAGGGTGAAGGGGAAATTGCCCGGGTGA